Proteins from one Amycolatopsis benzoatilytica AK 16/65 genomic window:
- a CDS encoding LysR family transcriptional regulator codes for MVELPRLRVLRAVVATGSIRASAASLGYTPSAVSQHLAALQRETGLQLFERVGRGIQPTEAGRILADEAELLFEAVGRLERVAGDLRTGRLGSLSIGYFGSAGGPWLAPTVAALRTEFPELRLDLVLTEFEPGEPDIDIFVEETGTEHPGPVDVRRLVDDPYVAVVRADDPLAGRAEVPLADLAERHWVDNDFREGPCRRVVLDACAKTGFSPRFVVDTHDYPTAIAFVGTGIGLTVLPRLGIRELPAGLATVPIVSPCPVRHINIAVKKPKAGHPAVRRTVQLLEELVRDSPA; via the coding sequence ATGGTGGAACTACCCCGGCTGCGCGTGCTGCGCGCCGTCGTCGCGACCGGGTCGATCCGCGCGAGCGCGGCCTCGCTGGGCTACACGCCGTCCGCGGTGAGCCAGCATCTCGCCGCGCTGCAGCGGGAAACCGGGCTGCAGCTGTTCGAACGCGTCGGCCGCGGCATCCAGCCGACCGAGGCCGGGCGCATCCTGGCAGACGAGGCGGAACTGCTGTTCGAGGCGGTCGGCCGGCTCGAACGCGTCGCCGGCGACCTGCGCACCGGCCGCCTCGGCAGCCTGTCCATCGGATACTTCGGCTCGGCCGGCGGGCCGTGGCTGGCGCCCACGGTCGCCGCGCTGCGCACCGAGTTCCCGGAGCTGCGTCTCGACCTGGTGCTGACCGAGTTCGAGCCAGGCGAACCGGACATCGACATCTTCGTCGAGGAGACCGGCACCGAACATCCCGGCCCGGTCGACGTCCGGCGGCTGGTCGACGATCCGTACGTCGCCGTGGTCCGCGCCGACGACCCACTGGCCGGCCGCGCCGAGGTGCCGCTCGCCGACCTGGCCGAACGGCACTGGGTCGACAACGACTTCCGCGAAGGCCCTTGCCGCCGCGTCGTGCTCGACGCGTGCGCGAAGACCGGCTTCTCCCCGCGATTCGTCGTCGACACGCACGACTATCCGACGGCAATCGCCTTCGTCGGAACCGGCATCGGCCTGACCGTGCTGCCGAGGCTCGGCATCCGCGAGCTGCCGGCCGGGCTGGCAACCGTGCCGATCGTCTCGCCGTGCCCCGTGCGCCACATCAACATCGCGGTGAAGAAACCGAAGGCCGGGCACCCCGCGGTGCGGCGGACTGTGCAGCTGCTGGAGGAGCTCGTCCGCGATTCCCCGGCATAA
- a CDS encoding DMT family transporter, with the protein MTDLHEISRTPVRDRSGAVRIAAAAGLAVLLWASSFVAIRAIGPALSPAPLALLRLAVAALTLTVVAIAQGKFRIRLSRKAVLLIAAYAVLWLAAYTVALNAGERHVDAGTAALLVNIAPLLVALVAGQFLGEGFSKWLIIGSVVSLGGTALIAFGATTHQDGLGVVLCLLAAVLYAAGVMTQKVALRHVDGFTAIWIGCIVATAVLLPWLPQLISEVSAAPAGVALGAAYLGIFPTAAGFTAWAYALRRMDAGRLTAATYLVPATSVLLSWLFLSEAPTGYGLLGGVLCLAGVALSRRR; encoded by the coding sequence GTGACTGATCTGCACGAGATTTCCCGAACCCCCGTCCGCGACCGCTCCGGCGCCGTCCGGATCGCCGCCGCGGCCGGGCTCGCGGTCCTGCTGTGGGCGTCGTCGTTCGTGGCCATCCGCGCCATCGGGCCCGCGCTGTCCCCGGCTCCGCTGGCGCTGCTGCGGCTCGCCGTCGCCGCCCTGACGCTCACCGTGGTGGCGATTGCGCAGGGCAAGTTCCGGATTCGCCTGTCGCGCAAGGCAGTTCTGCTGATCGCGGCGTATGCGGTGCTGTGGCTGGCCGCCTACACGGTCGCGCTGAACGCGGGGGAGCGGCATGTCGACGCGGGCACCGCCGCGTTGCTGGTGAACATCGCGCCGCTGCTGGTCGCACTGGTCGCGGGCCAGTTTCTCGGCGAAGGCTTCTCGAAGTGGCTGATCATCGGCTCGGTGGTGTCGCTGGGCGGCACCGCGCTGATCGCGTTCGGCGCCACGACGCACCAGGACGGGCTTGGCGTCGTGCTGTGCCTGCTGGCGGCTGTGCTGTATGCGGCCGGGGTGATGACACAGAAGGTGGCGCTGCGGCATGTCGACGGTTTCACCGCCATCTGGATCGGCTGCATCGTGGCGACCGCAGTGCTGCTGCCGTGGCTTCCGCAGCTGATCAGCGAGGTGTCCGCCGCGCCGGCCGGGGTCGCGCTCGGTGCCGCGTACCTGGGGATTTTCCCGACGGCAGCGGGTTTTACCGCTTGGGCGTACGCGTTGCGCCGGATGGATGCGGGTCGGCTCACCGCGGCGACTTACCTGGTGCCAGCGACGTCGGTACTGCTGTCGTGGCTGTTCTTGAGCGAGGCACCGACGGGGTATGGGCTGCTCGGGGGTGTGCTGTGCTTGGCGGGAGTGGCGTTGTCCCGGCGACGCTGA
- a CDS encoding TetR/AcrR family transcriptional regulator, with protein sequence MSAKPSTLTERRKAATQLDIARAAARLFTEHGAEGTTAEAIATAAGVAPRTFYRYFRTKEDAVAPLLVVGAASWREHLAATEEGTPLLRAVEDAIRKTISAADEAPEFTWTRGLLRAAVAEDSALAAVWHRVNGASEIRLRPVLARLAPQADELTVQLVAAAATAAIRISLERWAGTDEKAAPAELAVRCFRGLSGGLEV encoded by the coding sequence GTGAGCGCAAAGCCGTCAACCCTGACCGAACGACGCAAAGCGGCGACCCAGCTCGACATCGCCCGCGCCGCCGCGCGCCTGTTCACCGAGCACGGCGCGGAGGGCACGACCGCGGAAGCGATCGCCACCGCCGCGGGTGTCGCGCCGCGCACGTTCTACCGGTACTTCCGCACCAAGGAGGACGCGGTCGCGCCATTGCTGGTCGTCGGTGCCGCCTCGTGGCGCGAGCACCTCGCCGCGACCGAGGAAGGCACCCCGCTGCTGCGGGCGGTCGAGGACGCGATCCGCAAGACCATCTCCGCCGCCGACGAAGCCCCGGAGTTCACCTGGACACGCGGCTTGCTGCGCGCGGCGGTCGCCGAGGATTCGGCGCTGGCGGCCGTCTGGCACCGAGTAAACGGCGCTTCGGAAATCCGTCTGCGGCCGGTGCTGGCGCGATTGGCTCCGCAGGCGGACGAACTGACCGTGCAGCTCGTCGCCGCAGCTGCCACCGCCGCGATCCGGATTTCGCTGGAACGCTGGGCAGGGACGGACGAGAAGGCGGCACCGGCGGAGCTGGCGGTTCGGTGTTTTCGCGGGTTGTCGGGCGGGCTCGAGGTCTGA
- a CDS encoding SDR family NAD(P)-dependent oxidoreductase codes for MNRYEGRRVLVTGGGSGIGQATVLRMLAEGGRVVAADVSEAGLADTVSKAGDAADRLTTVVVNVADEASVKAGVGAAVEQLGGLDVLVNAAGILRSAHTHEMPLDAFEQVLRVNLVGTFLVIRESIPALREGTGPAVVNFSSTSAMFAHPYMAAYAASKGGIQSMTHALASEYAKDGIRFTAVQPGSISSGMTDGSGESKQSVGPGFPEDIDFTLFGKLIPALGQGFAGPETVASVVAMLASEDGAFITGTEVRIDGGTHF; via the coding sequence ATGAACCGTTACGAGGGACGCCGGGTGCTCGTCACCGGAGGCGGCTCGGGCATCGGGCAGGCGACGGTCCTGCGGATGCTGGCCGAAGGCGGGCGGGTCGTCGCCGCCGACGTGAGCGAAGCCGGCTTGGCGGACACCGTCTCGAAGGCGGGCGACGCGGCGGACCGGCTGACCACCGTGGTCGTGAACGTCGCCGACGAGGCGTCGGTGAAAGCAGGCGTCGGGGCCGCCGTCGAGCAGCTCGGCGGGCTGGACGTGCTGGTAAACGCCGCGGGCATCCTGCGATCGGCGCACACCCACGAGATGCCCCTCGACGCGTTCGAGCAGGTCCTGCGCGTGAACCTGGTCGGTACCTTCCTCGTGATCCGCGAGTCGATCCCCGCGCTGCGGGAGGGCACCGGCCCGGCGGTGGTGAACTTCAGCTCGACCTCGGCGATGTTCGCGCACCCGTACATGGCGGCGTATGCGGCGAGCAAGGGCGGCATCCAGTCGATGACGCACGCGCTGGCGTCCGAATACGCGAAGGACGGCATCCGGTTCACCGCCGTGCAGCCCGGTTCGATCTCGTCCGGGATGACCGACGGCAGCGGCGAGAGCAAGCAGAGCGTCGGCCCGGGATTCCCCGAGGACATCGACTTCACGCTGTTCGGCAAGCTGATTCCCGCGCTGGGTCAAGGGTTCGCCGGCCCGGAGACAGTCGCGTCGGTGGTCGCCATGCTGGCGAGCGAGGACGGCGCGTTCATCACCGGCACCGAGGTTCGCATCGACGGCGGCACGCACTTCTGA
- a CDS encoding NAD-dependent epimerase/dehydratase family protein codes for MILVTGGLGMIGAHTARALADLGQEVLVTGHRRTEVPSFLAGRAEVAALDTTDREAFLALGERRAITAIVHLAGGIPGEDPVEFFRTELAGLANALDAARAWRVRRFAVASSLGVYAGRAEARWHEDLPLPAADLPHLIVAFKKAAEPLTTQSLRGSGVEPVVLRIGTVWGPLVDPESPFFPIPSYLNAGLLGETPRPLVADEGFDCCYAPDAGRAIALLTTARTLRHDTYNVSSGRPATNRQFAEALADLVPGTADQLTPGGATGPYLDISRLAGETGFAPAFDVRAAVAHYLAWRRANPR; via the coding sequence ATGATCCTCGTGACCGGCGGGCTGGGCATGATCGGCGCGCATACCGCCCGCGCGCTCGCCGATCTGGGGCAGGAGGTGCTCGTTACCGGGCACCGGCGGACGGAGGTCCCGTCGTTCCTGGCGGGCCGCGCAGAGGTGGCGGCTTTGGACACCACCGACCGGGAGGCCTTCCTCGCGCTCGGCGAACGGCGGGCCATCACCGCGATCGTTCACCTGGCCGGCGGTATCCCGGGCGAGGATCCGGTCGAGTTCTTCCGGACCGAACTGGCCGGACTGGCCAACGCGCTGGACGCGGCGCGCGCCTGGCGGGTCCGCCGGTTCGCGGTGGCGAGCAGCCTCGGCGTCTACGCCGGCCGCGCCGAGGCGCGGTGGCACGAAGACCTTCCGCTGCCGGCCGCGGACTTGCCGCACCTGATCGTCGCGTTCAAGAAGGCAGCCGAACCGCTGACGACGCAGAGCCTGCGCGGCAGCGGGGTCGAGCCGGTGGTGCTGCGGATCGGGACAGTCTGGGGTCCGCTGGTCGATCCGGAATCGCCGTTTTTCCCGATTCCGTCGTATCTCAACGCCGGATTGCTCGGCGAAACTCCGCGTCCGCTGGTCGCCGACGAGGGGTTCGACTGCTGTTACGCGCCGGATGCCGGCCGGGCGATCGCTTTGCTGACGACGGCCCGGACGTTGCGGCATGACACGTACAACGTGTCGAGCGGCCGCCCGGCGACCAACCGGCAGTTCGCCGAGGCGCTGGCGGACCTGGTTCCCGGAACGGCGGATCAGCTGACGCCGGGCGGCGCGACCGGACCGTACCTGGACATTTCCCGGCTCGCCGGGGAAACCGGGTTCGCCCCCGCGTTCGATGTCCGTGCCGCGGTGGCGCACTACCTCGCGTGGCGGCGGGCGAATCCGCGGTGA
- a CDS encoding GntR family transcriptional regulator, with protein sequence MAAAQGFESETDRVVRQLRDEILDGARKPGSKLVERDLAADLGVSRVPVRDALKMLVAEGLVTPRPRTWAVVREFTASDIADLQEVRAALEVLTFKLAAMRHTRAGLDQLRAAMDEETAAAEAGDAVTAHRAAADFHEAVTAMAGNELLNELELTLRSRMRWLLGQHEDLARVAGEHRELYKAIARRDVDVVESLLMEHMESGRHLRGMGREEG encoded by the coding sequence ATGGCAGCAGCGCAGGGCTTCGAGTCCGAGACGGACCGGGTCGTCCGGCAGCTCCGGGACGAGATCCTGGACGGGGCGCGCAAGCCCGGCAGCAAACTGGTGGAACGGGACCTCGCCGCCGACCTCGGCGTGAGCCGGGTACCGGTGCGGGATGCGCTGAAGATGCTGGTGGCCGAAGGACTGGTCACCCCGCGGCCGCGGACCTGGGCGGTGGTGCGGGAGTTCACCGCGAGCGACATCGCGGACCTGCAGGAGGTGCGCGCGGCGCTGGAGGTGCTGACGTTCAAGCTGGCGGCGATGCGGCACACCCGGGCGGGACTGGACCAATTGCGTGCCGCGATGGATGAGGAAACCGCAGCCGCCGAGGCCGGGGACGCGGTGACCGCGCATCGGGCGGCGGCGGACTTCCACGAGGCCGTGACGGCGATGGCGGGCAACGAGCTGCTCAACGAGCTGGAACTGACGCTGCGCAGCCGGATGCGGTGGCTGCTGGGCCAGCACGAGGACCTGGCGCGGGTGGCGGGAGAACATCGGGAGCTCTACAAGGCGATCGCGCGGCGGGACGTGGACGTGGTCGAGTCGCTGCTGATGGAGCACATGGAGAGCGGCCGGCACCTGCGCGGGATGGGGCGCGAGGAGGGCTGA